The following are from one region of the Desulfopila inferna genome:
- a CDS encoding CobW-like GTP-binding protein, producing AVLVNEFGEIGLDAALLATDVDGVAIGEVAGGCLCCVNGVPFQVGLGRLLRRARPDRLFIEPSGLGHPLALLKQLQAPAWSGVLALQPLVVVLDAAALASGQPLPEAQEQALEAAGMLLLNKSETLDATQRCAV from the coding sequence GGGCGGTGCTGGTCAACGAGTTCGGCGAGATCGGCCTGGATGCCGCGCTGCTGGCCACGGACGTCGACGGCGTGGCCATCGGCGAGGTGGCGGGCGGGTGCCTCTGCTGCGTCAATGGCGTGCCGTTCCAGGTGGGGCTCGGTCGCTTGTTGCGTCGGGCACGGCCGGACCGGCTGTTCATCGAACCCTCCGGGTTGGGACATCCGCTGGCGCTGTTGAAACAGCTGCAGGCTCCTGCCTGGTCCGGCGTCCTGGCCCTGCAACCCCTGGTAGTGGTGCTGGATGCCGCCGCGCTGGCCTCCGGCCAACCGCTGCCGGAGGCACAGGAACAGGCGCTGGAAGCGGCCGGCATGTTGCTGCTGAACAAATCCGAAACGCTCGACGCGACGCAGCGCTGCGCTGTGC